The Haloplanus sp. GDY1 genomic sequence GGCCTCGGCCCGCCGGGACTCCATCCGGTCCACCCACGCCGCCGGCAGGGGTCGGGCGCCGTCGCCGTCGGGATCGACGTACACCTGCACCGTCTCGGCGGTGGCGGCCACCCGGTCGCCGACCCGTACCTCGTAGCCCATGGTGACGCTCGATTTCCCGATCGAGCGTACGCCCATGGCGACGGTCACCTCGTCGTCGAGTTCGATCTCGCTCCGGTAGTCGATCTCGAGGTTGACGAGGACGGTGTCGATGTCGTCGAGGCCGACGCCGAGGACGTCGGCGTAGTAGTCGACGCGCGCCTGTTCGAGGTACGTCGCGTAGACGGCGTTGTTGACGTGGTGCATGGCGTCCACGTCGCGAAAGCGCACCTGGATGTCCGTCTCGTACTCGAAGGTGGGCATACACGTGGGTGGACGAGCGCCCATTTGTGCCTACCGGCGTGGGCAAGGGCGGGCAGAGGTTTATACGCCCCACACGCCACCGTCAGTCCATGGCACAGACCACGCCGTCGACGCCCGCGGCGGTCACCGTCGTGGGCGCGGGGACGATGGGCCACGGCCTCGCGGTCCAGTTCGCCCGCCACGGGGCGTCCGTCTCGCTCGTCGACCACCGACAGTCGAACCTCGACGACGCACGCGCGGGCGTCGACGACGCCCTGGGCTTCCTCGAGTCGGAGGGGTGGCTCGACGACGCGCCCGCGGCCGTCGGCGAGCGGATCGACTACACGCTCGACCTCCCGGCGGCGGCCGCGGACGCGGCGCTCGTCGTCGAGAGCGTCTCGGAGGACATCGACACGAAGGAGGCGGTCTTCGAGACGCTGGCGGCGAGCGCGCCGGAGGAGGCCGTCCTCGCGACGAACACCTCGGGCATCCCCATCAGCGACGTCGGCGCGGCGGTGCCGGACGTCGCCGACCGGGTCGTCGGCTGTCACTGGTGGAACCCGCCCTACCTCCTCCCGACCGTCGAGGTGGTGCGGGGCGAGGAGACGAGCGACGAGACGGTCGAGCGGACGGCCGCGTTCGTCGAGGCCGTCGACCGCGAGCCGATCGTCGTCGAGCGCGACGTGCCGGGGTTCGTCTGGAACCGCATCCAGTTCGCCGTCCTCCGGGAGTGTACGCACCTCGTGAGCGAGGGCGTGGCCTCCCTCGAGGACGTCGAGCGGGCGGTCCGGGACGGCTACGCCCTGCGTACCGCCGTCGTCGGCCCGTTCGAGACGGCCGACCTCGCCGGCCTGGACCTGTTTCGGACCATCGCGGGGAATCTCTATCCACATCTGAGCGACGCGGAGGACCCGGGACCGCTCTTCGAGGAGCGCCTGGCGGCCGGTCGGGGCGGCGTCGCCGACGGCGCGGGCTTCCACGAGTACGACGAGGAGCCGGAGGCCCTGCTCCGGCGGCGCAACGAGCGCGTGGCGGCGGTGTTGCGCGCGCTGGACGACTAGCGCATCTCGTCGAGGTGCTGGAAGGCGTCGGCGTCGGCGGTCAGCCAGTGGGTGAGCCGCTCGGCGTCGGTCGCACCCGGCGGGTAGAGCGTCTGCCGGTCCGCGGACCCCTCGTACGTGACGACGACCGACCGGAGGCGACCCTCGTCGGAGACGTCCACGTGGGGGCCGGCGTCGTCGGGGTGGGAGGCGTTCATGACCCGTCCTCGACTCGGCGGCGCGGACGGTTAATCGCTGCTATGTTGCCTCCGGTGCGGTCGGGACCGCGGGGACCACGCCGTACGCCAATAGTTCACAACGGACTCGACCCGTGGATTTCGACTGGAGGTGGCACGCGCCGTCGACCGTTCCGTTTCGGGATAGCTACCCGGGTGGTGACTGTCCGCATCGACGGCCGGCCGGCAGTCTCAGGACGGGCGCTTCTCGGCGAGGACGGTTCGGTCGAACGCACAGACGAGGCGGTCGTCGGCGTCGAACGCCTCGACGTGCATGGTGACGACGCCCCGGTCGCCGTCCTCCGTCTCCCGTTTGTCGGTCACGGTGGTCCGCGCGTGGATGGTGTCGCCGATGCGGACGGGTGCCGGGTGTTCCACGTCGTCGTAACCGAGGTTGGCGACGATGGTGCCGTCGGTGGTGTCCGGAATCGTGAGTCCCACCGCGAGGCTCATGGTGTAGAGCCCGTTGACGATGCGCTCGCCGAACTCCGTCCCGGCCGCGAACTCGGCGTCGAGGTGGAGCGGCTGCTGGTTCATCGTCATGTCGCAGAAGCGCTGGTTGTCGCTCTCGGTGATCGTCCGCCGCTTGTCGTGTTCGAAGGTCTGCCCCACCTCGAACT encodes the following:
- a CDS encoding acyl-CoA thioesterase encodes the protein MPTFEYETDIQVRFRDVDAMHHVNNAVYATYLEQARVDYYADVLGVGLDDIDTVLVNLEIDYRSEIELDDEVTVAMGVRSIGKSSVTMGYEVRVGDRVAATAETVQVYVDPDGDGARPLPAAWVDRMESRRAEAGG
- a CDS encoding 3-hydroxyacyl-CoA dehydrogenase family protein: MAQTTPSTPAAVTVVGAGTMGHGLAVQFARHGASVSLVDHRQSNLDDARAGVDDALGFLESEGWLDDAPAAVGERIDYTLDLPAAAADAALVVESVSEDIDTKEAVFETLAASAPEEAVLATNTSGIPISDVGAAVPDVADRVVGCHWWNPPYLLPTVEVVRGEETSDETVERTAAFVEAVDREPIVVERDVPGFVWNRIQFAVLRECTHLVSEGVASLEDVERAVRDGYALRTAVVGPFETADLAGLDLFRTIAGNLYPHLSDAEDPGPLFEERLAAGRGGVADGAGFHEYDEEPEALLRRRNERVAAVLRALDD
- a CDS encoding DUF7511 domain-containing protein, whose amino-acid sequence is MNASHPDDAGPHVDVSDEGRLRSVVVTYEGSADRQTLYPPGATDAERLTHWLTADADAFQHLDEMR
- a CDS encoding MaoC family dehydratase, whose amino-acid sequence is MTGCYYEEFEVGQTFEHDKRRTITESDNQRFCDMTMNQQPLHLDAEFAAGTEFGERIVNGLYTMSLAVGLTIPDTTDGTIVANLGYDDVEHPAPVRIGDTIHARTTVTDKRETEDGDRGVVTMHVEAFDADDRLVCAFDRTVLAEKRPS